Part of the Hemiscyllium ocellatum isolate sHemOce1 chromosome 48, sHemOce1.pat.X.cur, whole genome shotgun sequence genome, ctatccatgtaacattttataaattcctactttagaaatagaaccagtccgactcaacattgggatacagacagactctaacctcatgtttttgatgcattgtctgagctgagaggtCACTTATTTttttgtaaaaccttaagttatcttgagaatgtgacttcgaagtagttctgggatttacacaataatgaactgaaacctggaatccattctaaagatgggagacttaacagcaatctatgtttgttcaatatatcatattcGTTGcgtgacactgatcttttgctttaaattctgtgtcttatcatTCTGCTCCACAGCTAGCTGaagaaggaacagcgctccgaaagctggtacttccaaataaacctgatggactataacctagtgttgggagatttttaactttgtccactccagtccaacacctccacaAAAATATTATGAAGTCTTGAAGTCTCTTCATATATGGCTACGTGAAGAAGATGGGCAGCATGCAAAGCAGCTAAGCAGATGGATTGAAAAACGGGAGACGTGaaaccagagaaagcaaaaaggaTACAACTCTCAATCCTCTTTCAATTGGATCGACTATAACGAGGCCTCGTGGAGCATAAGTCTTCTCATTCTGTTCCTGGATGTATTTGGCAATCTTTTTCAACACCTGCAGTCAAAATCAAAAGCGGTGATAACATATTAGAGGGCCGATGTCCAGAATTGATTTATTCACATAGATCTCTATAAGCACAATGAATGACCAAACAAAAGTGACCATGCAACACAACTGCAACTACTGACATTTTTATTAATTCTTTCATGAAACGTGGGTTTTGCTGTCAAGCTAGTAACTGTTGCTCATCTTCAAGTCCCTTGAGAAGGCAATAGCAAAAGCATTGGGAACTAAAGACTAAAACAATCAGGAGTGATGTTCTCTCAAATTGTTCAGGATTGGGAAAATGCAAAAACTAGAATCGGGTTCCCAGCAGAGGACAGCATCAggtgaaggaagaaagaaaactgCTTAATACAAATCCTGTTGCACATTCTATGTCCAATCATTTGCtcaaaaaaaaaagtgattttcTTTTGTGGTCCAGCTCTATCATCAAACACAAAATATAAAGGACTACACAAATCAACTAATTTAACCCATTTATTTTAGAAATGATGGATACAAAAGGTGGGGCTAATGGACCAAGCATTCACAGCAAACGTTTAAACTTTATTATCTCTTCACTGGTGAAGTAGTGATGGACAGCAAATGATAGAAAAGCAACAGTATCAATTTCTTTCAACTCTCCTCCATATCCTAGATGTGTCAAAAGTGAAACAGAATTGTAGAAATTCtggtgtgaaagcaggccaatCGGTCCATCatgtcctcaccaaccctccgatacgcctcccacccagacccacacccatccctgtaaccctgcacttcccatggctaatctacctcacCTGCATATTCCaggacaccatggacaatttagcatgtccaatccacctaactgcacatctttgcactgtggaaggaaatcgacacagacacagggagaacatgtaaacttcacacagacagttacccaagggtgAAACCAAACCTGGCTCTCTGGCACTATGAAGCAGCAAcgctaactactgagctatcTTTAAAATGGTAGAAGCTGGACCATTTTTCAAAATCAATTTGTGATATTCTCGGAGAAGATTatgccctgtacacactcaccAGCTGATAAAGGGAATCTGCATCTCCTATTAAGATCCTGCATATCATTTCACATAATAGGAGATGAGTACCATCAGTCAAGAGCTGCAGCATTCCCAATAATTTTCCAATAACAGTGGAAAACTTATTTTCCATCATGAACCAGAAATTTTAGAAAAAGACAATTTCCATAGATTTCCCATTATAAAAAGAAATGCTTCAGTAACTAACGTTACATTTTCTGGGAAAAACAAAACTTGCATGATAACCAGTAAACTGAGGGACAAGAGAGGTTTTTTTTGAGCACTAGAATGTGAACCGGTTTCACATACAAGAATAGAATATTTCAACTACTGAATGCACTTGAAAACTGCATGCAAAGGCTTTGTTCAAGGCCCGGACCACAGTCACAGACCATCCAACAAACTGATGCAACAAAGCGTGCCCAGAAGTTCTTAAACAGCTATTTTAGTACCACTGACCCACACCATGTGAAGTTAACACAACAAACAAGCCACTGTCTTGGAGCACAACCAGAAGGGTCGGTGAACAACAGATGATAGAAAACACAAACACTAGAACTATATTGCAAGGAGAGAAAACCTGCAGCAGATTAGGCAGAATCTGCAGCGATCAGACTGGCGATTGTTTTTGGTCTGCAACCAAATGTAATCTCTATTTTTTGTTCTCTTTTCATAAATGCAAATAAATTCAACATATACTTACACCTTatcaaatttattttgaaaagcaCAAGTTGGAAGTGACCCAGTTTTCAGTCAACTCAATTAATGATAAGGCTGTAATATTATTACACAACCACCTCTCGTGTAAACAGTAGGTTTTGAAAAAATGTAGACCTGATACAGCAGTTTTCTGACAGGAACACTGCTTTGATAAGCTGCTtattcaataatttaaaaaaatactggTGGCTCTGCATTCCAGGCATGAAACATATCTTATCATCTGACCTTACAACCTCTACAATCAATGCCATGGGGCAAGTGGACTTGATACATGCACAATGCAACCTAAATATTTTCCAAGTGCAGAATTAGAATATTTTGATGAATatactgaataaattaaaaacGCAATCCATGACACCAAGAACACATGCAATTATatttcaaacaatgatgagacagagtacACGAAAGAGAAAGACGGCTTAGTAGCATTTTGACAAGACACCAATCTCTACCTCAATGTTAGGAAAACTAAGGAGCTGGTCATCGACTACAgaaagcagagtggaggacatgTTCCTGTCCGTATCGATGGTgttgaggtggaggtggtcaagagcttcaagttcctatgAGTTAATATCACAAACCATCTATCCTGACCCAGGACTCTTACCATTTTAACAGATGCACCTTGGAAAGCATCCCATCTCGATGCATCGCAGCATGATATGCTAAGTGCTCTGCCCATGATCGTAAGAAATTAGATTTATATTTGCTGCCCAATCCATCATGTAAACTAACCTTCCTTCCACTGTCTGCCTACACTTTCCATTGCCTCAGTAAAGAAGCCAACTCTGTTGGAGTTCATCTTTCGCTGCACTTCCTCTGCAGCTGTTAACACTATATTCCACATTCTATTGTTTAACCCTGTACAGTATGacttgtctggttagcacacagAACAATACTTTACACTATCTCAtcgtacatgtgacaataatacatCAAATCAAACCTTATAACTGGATCAAATAGGAGAGAATTCAAGTCTTTGAGATTGCTCGCCTCTCTTTCCACCATCCATCATTGCAGCCAATATTTTAAGGATCACTGACATTTCCAGTATGTACTACAACCATAACTGGATGTTGGAATGTCAAAATAAAAGGTTCTAGATTACAACTCCATTCTTGTCATATAAATTGGAGGAGTAAAGTACTGTAATTTGCTGGAAGCAGTCTTATCTTTTTGTGGAGCTATGCTGAAAATCTACTCACCTTCTCGTAATGTGTCTCCATGCACAAGAAGATGGTGTACGCAGTCAAGCATGCCAAACAGCCCTCCACATAGGACTGTCCCCCAACCTTCTCAGCCTCTGCATAAAGGTTGTTTAGTACCCTGATGGTTTCTTCAAACTGCTGCCGATCAATCTGTGGAGATGACAGTGTTTACATGAAAGATCATATGCAATATGATAAAGGCAACTTTTATTCAAGCTCAGCTCCATAACAGGCTGGAAACTGATGCAGATGAAGTGGAGTTCACAGGTTTCTCCCTCAGAATTTACCTCACAAGTAAAACCAGAACCAAAACCCTTATTGCCAAATCCATCACAAAGAAAATAATCAGGAAAAATCAACCAAGTACAGCCGATTTTTCTCATGATACAGGAAGCattgtgtgcgcgcgtgcgtaaTTCTCACTTCTACAAGACTGGATGATTACCAGCATTTGGGAAAAAgctcacattgcagactcacaaCTAGCCCCACATCTGTGACCAGAGAACCAAGTGAAGCAGCCTTTGAAAGTACCACGAGCACACAGCAGAAGACCCACGTGTAAACAGAAATGTTCAGATGGTGAGAGATTGGTATTAATATGCCAGCTCATTCTGTCAATATTATCAAAGCCGATTTCACCATCCAGTGTCAGACCTTATAaagcagaattttttaaaaaaaatcaattcagcACTATAAACACAGGGAACCAAGGCACTTACGACCCTGAACCAAAAATATTGACCCTGACGAAGCACTATTCATTCCAAATTTTCCCCCCACTACTTCCTAAATTATTCATTCAGTTTGCTATAGTAAGACTGTGTTAAGAGTTGAGAGCTATCCTGAACCTACTGTGTCCACACCCACCTCTGTAGCCTGTGGGGACTAACGAGTGAGTAGGAGAGCCTAGAATTGTCTAAATTGTACTTTGTGGCATAACTACTTTGTTTAGGAGCTGGCAGAAGGCAACAGCACCAAATATTGCCATTTGATTTTACTATTAACAGAAAGCAAGGTATGCTAAGAATGATCCTTACTAGAGAGGGATCAGTTTCCCCAAATAGTATTTCATGCAGCTGCGAAAAATATTCCTGTTTGCACACAAGTGAAACATTTGAATGAGGAAAAACGCAAATACgaaattggaactgaaaacaagaaactcagcaggaattCTGACAAAACTTCACACACATGAAATGCTATCGTTTTTTTCTCAGCAGGTGCCACTCAATCTGTtaagtatttccagcaatttctattcttaCAACTAATCAAGATACGAACTGTGGAGATGAGTGGGACAGTGCAAACACTACCGCTAACTACAATCCTCAGCTGTGACATAGATGTATCTCTACCAGGTCTTGGTAGCCTCCCTCTTCCAGTGCATGGACATTGATTTAGTCATGTCATTAAAGCAGCACGGTTAGTCCACAGGAAGTTAATTTTTCCTGCAAAAGACATGACCAGTTTTTCATTAAGTCGTCAAAGTCATACTACAGCACAGTTCAACTGCATACCAATCCTATTGGTTTAGTTGTCTTTATAAAGTAAAACAACAATATTTGGCACCACACaggacacacactgtctctcagatTTAAATACCTACAATTTTTGCAACCTCTATTTTAGTACATTCTTCCAACTACCTTTCTACTAAATACAAGTAGAATGGTTTGCAGCCTTTGCATACAGTAGGCAGAGGGGAAAAATGCTTATCATCAAGAGAGCATGATGAATATAAAATAGTTGTGTTGGTCACCATGGAAAAAGTTTTGGGTTCCAGTGAAGACAGATTAATGAATGAGAACATTATTTTGACATAACTTTCTCCAAAAACCAAGCTAAAACAGATTTAGAGCACAAGATGACAGGAACAAAAGGAAGGTACAAGACCTAACACAATAGAAACAAAAGAGATAACAGAAATTTCACAGGAGAGTAGTGATCAAGAAATAGGAAAATAAAAGCTATGGGCTTTACTGTGGCCCGCACCTATTGTGAAACATCAATGTATCTTGAAACAAAGTTATGGTTCCAGCTTACCCTGTTCTCCAACTCCGAAGGGAATTTAGTCTGAAACTGGCACACGGTCCCACTGGAGTagtctctctgaatgaagacttTCGATGTCAATGCTGTGTTCTGTCTCAGGTCTTGCAAGCAGTGGGTCTACAAAGCAGCAAACAGAGTTATGGAACAACAGATTAGGTCTGTAAACTCCATAAAAATAAGCCATTTCAAAAATATGACTAAGCCCCAAAACAGAGACGTAATGCTTTCACAAAATCAGGTACCATTCTTGAAGTAGCACACAAAGAAATAACGCATCTTGTCTCACAGACTTTCACATTCCCAGCAGTCCTCAAGTTTGTCAGCTGGACATTTTGACTAGCTCGATAGTAATCAGTTAGAAAATTAcccaacaccagattacagtccaacaggtttatttggaagcactagtttttggagtgctgtccttcatctccacatccacctgatgaaggagcagcactccgaaaactagcgcttccaaataaacctgttaactATAATCTGGTTGTTggatgatttttaacttggtacaccctgGTCCGACACCGACACCTCCAATTCATCGACAGTAATCAACATGTATAGCCTCACAATGAAAACAAGAAATGGCTAGGTTGGTTGATGTTGCTCGAGTTATTCAAAATTGATACAAGAAAAAAGCTAACAACAAGAGTGAACTCTGTAGCATTTGTATGTGGTATCATTGAAGGCTGAACTTGCTATGAAATGCAACCCAACCGACCACACAAACTCATACATCACATCAAAGAAATATTTGCATCCTTGTACATTTTGTACGCAGATTAAATCTAAACTTTGCTACTTGCAGAACACTCAGTTATGTCCAGGGTTTGAAGATGACCAACTCCTGCCAACTTACATGATGAAAATAATAGTGCAACGCAAGATCAGCAGGTTCCACTGGAACTTGAAGTCAATGGACATTTAGGGCAAGAGAACTGAACTCCTGTGGTCCACAAGCTGATAACACCACATGAAGTGCAGAATGTGCCCTTTTCCCACAGGCAATTGGCACATACAACTGCGGCCTTGCCAGAGATGAATACAAGTTTGCAGTGCCCCACAAAATCACCTTAACCAAATTCTTTGCAAATGCACTTTCGTACCATTTCTGATTTGATCACATCGATACTTCTGTGCTAAATTCCCTTCACGATGGCAAATTTGTATCCACTTGAAATTGGAACACAGGGTGCAAACCAACCAATTCTCAGAACCAAAAGGGATATTTCCAGTCCATAATTTTTCTACAAGTCACATGAAGTTCACTGAACCCAGAGGCGGCACATGTTAGTTTCACAAGCCTACTTCCAAATTCTGCAGAGATCGCTTGCACTTCAGAAAATCAAAGTTCAGCCGTGTTATTGCTTTAAATTCACGAAGGTGTAGTCAGTGCAACCAAGAGACTGAAATTTACACTAACAGATCCAGTCACAATTCCTGACCTTTTACCTGACCCGCTAGGGCCACTTACAGTATAGAAATACTAAAAGCTTCAGGGAGGCTACCTCCCTACTATTGAGCTCAACCGCCAGAAGCAATGTTTGCCTCACGCTGGCTAAACAGGGAGTTCTGCATTGAATGCAAAAGTGTCATATGTGAAATTTACTCAAATTAGAATGTTTTCTCAAAGAATGGAATATGAAGCTTCAGGAATCTCAGCTATTCAAAAAGTTCCTCATCTTCTTCAAAGCAATCATTTAGAAAGGTTTCAGTTAAAAATATGAATCTCTGAACAAAGTAAACGAGAAAGTACAAAACTGAAGTAGTAGAAACTTGTGATTGAGATTTCATGGAAATCAATATTTCCAGGAGTTAGGGACACAAACATTTCATTTCGCCAAGTGTCACTGGATTCATACATTCTTGGGACCACAATCCAACACGAGTCTTTCTCAGGCACAGTACAGTGGATAACGCACAGCTGAATAGTTTGATCATGCAATTGCAAATGAATTGTTAATAAGATGACTGTTGTGTAACATAATGTCAACTATCTTCAAATCGGAGGACAAATAATTTCAAAAGAATATCATGTGGACATTATAAGATGGTCGCCACAAGATATCGGCAAACGGGAGCTAAGTATATCTAAAGCAGACGATCCCCAAACCAACATAATCACTCAAATGCAACAAAAATCACCACATTTCATGACAATTCAGATATCAGTGAAAAACCACTAAGTCACATAGTGTCTACTCATACCTAACCCTTCAGCAATAAATGAACACCAAACATATGCATGAAGTTTAAACAAAACATATTCAAAATGTATGATGTAGGCTTCTTTCTTTGATCCATTTCTTACACTGCCAAATGCACAGAACACTCATCTCACCAGGAAGAACTACAATGCAATCAGTTGCTGACATTTGAGGGTGGAAGAGCAGAAAGCACAGGTAATTTCGGGTCAAGTGAGATTTCAAAAATCCATAGATTTTAAATTCAACCCAACCCCACACTCTGAGTTGTAACAGAAGTCAGATTCAGAGCAATTCTGTCATGACATGAATTAGTAGACCACTTGCCTAAGCGAAGGAACGTGATGATTCCAAATGGAGAATTCTCCCTTTGGCAGGTGAATTAGTGACGCGCTATGCTCCCTATCCTTCCCATGCCCCAACTCCAGAACAAAATGATGACACACCAAGTTACAGATTTCCCACCAACGCAAAGTGACCCTTGCAATCTTCCAGACATTAAGCCTGGTACCTTGGTGCCACAGACACTCCCAGGCATCTAACCAATCCAACTGATTGAAAAGCCAATtgaaaaacaaagagaaaacaCGTGTTAATCAGATTTTGCTGCTAAGCTTAACATTATCAGAGTAACTGATAACTGACAAgcaattagattaaattagattacttacagtgtggaaacaggcccttcggcccaacaagtccacatcgacccgccgaagcggaacccaccattcccctacatttacccctttacctaacactacgggcaatttagcttggccaattcacctgacctgcacatttttggactgtgggaggaaaccagaacacccggaggaaacccacgcagacacggggagagtatcagtcgcctgagtcgggaattgaacccgggtctctagctctatgaggcagcagtgctaaccactgtgccaccgtgccgcccactaattgttAAGCCTCACCAAGACTTGGTATTTGACCTTTGACCATTTGGTTAAAATACCACCCCAGAGAGCTGCCTGGAATGTCAGCACAGGAAGAGAGAACACTCCACAGCAGAGCTATGAAGGGAATGAGGTACATGAGCATCTCATGGTGACTCATGGAAAATTACTATCAGTTATCAATCTGATCCAACAGTGTTAAAGAAAACATTCTATTGTCAATGTACATGGACTCATGattattattttttttaacaGGATAATTGATTGCCtacatttcagattttatttttaatcatccatgggatgtgggcaaccATTTATTGCCGAACCCtaattccccagagggcagttcagaatcaaccaTATTGGAGTGATGCATTGGCCAGACTAATTAAGAACAGCAGatgtccttccttaaaggacaaaGAACCAGATGGACATTTTCAACAATCGGCAACAGTTTCGTGGTCATGTGAGACTCTCAATTACagaaattccaacatttgccgacgcaggatttgaacccacattccCAAAACATGACCTggatctctgggttaacagtgGCGTGACCATCACCTCCTCTCGGAAATATAAAACTGAGAAGACGTTTAGCTAGATAAATTACCACTCTAAAAGGCTAAAAGAAATTCATGGAAGAAAGCAGGCTTAAAGTGACCTCATTCTGGATTGTGCAGCCAATTAAACAACAACACAGTTTTGACAGGATTGTTGGGTGCAGTTACAAGAAAGTTATTACAAAATATGTTCTGATGAAACATTCACATTGTCACAGTTGCACAAAGTTAGCATGAGAACAACAGACCAAAAGTAGAAGCCTTCCAGTCAATTCCTTTTTCTTCTTGCCAATAACATACCCAAGGATGATGGGGTCCAATCCCAGATGTGGCCTCTGGTAACAAAAGCAATGTGTTAGCTAGATATTGGAACATGAAGagataaagggggggggggggagctcaCAGATGACGGCTCCCCACCCTTGGCTTTTTCAGCATGGTCACTGGCTAGTGATCAGGAATCACATCCTTGGCATACTTTCAACTCCTGACTATCCCATCCCATTTGTTGCCTCTGATTGAGTTCAGATAAGAATCAAGCCTGGGGCCTTCTCATCTGCACAGCTTCACCACATGTTGCTTTCGCCAAATTAAACATCCCAAGAGCCCAAGCCAAGGCAAATATTTCTTTCctcgatttttttttcaaaagatagAACATTTGGACCCACTAGCAGTACTTTCTGCTCTCAGCACTGGAAGGAAGGCCTACCATCATAAAAGATTTCTCATTCAACACAGTTTCATATCATAGTGGCAGAGGTGCACAATTCTGGAACAGCCACAGAACAATTGAATATACAAAGGATTAGGCAGTATCTGTGCAAAAAGGAACTGATGCTTTTTCAGAAATTTCAGAGCCAGGCAAAGGGGTTGAGGTTCAAAGCAATAAAGCGAACGTCCATGATTGATGCCAGGACATTAAGTGACAACAGGGCTGAG contains:
- the golga7 gene encoding golgin subfamily A member 7; translation: MAETHCLQDLRQNTALTSKVFIQRDYSSGTVCQFQTKFPSELENRIDRQQFEETIRVLNNLYAEAEKVGGQSYVEGCLACLTAYTIFLCMETHYEKVLKKIAKYIQEQNEKTYAPRGLVIVDPIERGLRVIEISIYEDRNFSSGR